A genomic window from Thermosinus carboxydivorans Nor1 includes:
- the glgA gene encoding glycogen synthase GlgA — MLKVLFVASEAAPFAKSGGLGDVAGSLPKALRRLGIDVRLMLPKYAALPASCRCQLNHQVSFTVNVGWRRQYCGLETLDYGGLPVYLLDNEYYFKRPSLYGYYDEAERFAFFCRAVLTSVPYLGFAPDIIHLNDWHTGMVAPMLTQYRHDTMLKNTRTIFTVHNLTYQGIFPKEILADLLNLGWEHFTIDGVEYYDKVNFMKGGLCYADYLTTVSPTYAEEVQYPFFGEGLYGVIRRRRDKFVGIINGIDYDEYNPATDKSLAVNYTDATPELKRENKVRLQQMLGLPVRGDVPLVAIVSRLVAAKGFDLLGAVLDELMAMDIQLVVLGTGDTQYEHLFSQAAWRYPGKAAAHIGFDDILARQIYAAADLLLMPSLVEPCGISQLIAMRYGCLPLVRETGGLKDTVQPYNEYTGEGWGFSFTNYNAHDMLYTIRRALNFYQNKQVWTKLVRAAMQRDYSWDASARRYTELYLQVCAGGQL; from the coding sequence ATGCTCAAGGTGTTGTTTGTGGCTTCTGAAGCCGCCCCGTTTGCCAAGTCCGGCGGTCTGGGCGACGTCGCCGGATCGCTCCCCAAAGCGCTAAGACGCCTCGGCATCGATGTCCGGCTTATGCTGCCCAAATACGCCGCTTTGCCGGCATCGTGCCGCTGCCAGCTCAACCACCAGGTGAGCTTCACTGTCAATGTGGGCTGGCGCCGCCAGTACTGCGGTCTGGAAACGCTGGATTACGGCGGATTGCCTGTGTATTTACTTGATAACGAATACTATTTTAAACGCCCCTCGCTGTACGGCTATTATGACGAGGCCGAACGCTTCGCTTTCTTTTGCCGGGCGGTTCTGACCAGCGTGCCTTACCTCGGCTTTGCGCCCGACATAATCCACCTCAACGACTGGCATACCGGCATGGTCGCGCCTATGCTGACGCAATACCGGCATGATACTATGCTCAAAAACACGCGCACCATTTTCACCGTCCATAACTTAACCTATCAGGGCATCTTCCCGAAAGAAATCCTTGCCGACTTATTGAACCTTGGGTGGGAGCATTTCACCATAGACGGCGTGGAATATTATGATAAGGTAAATTTTATGAAAGGCGGGTTATGCTATGCCGACTATCTTACCACCGTAAGCCCTACTTATGCCGAAGAAGTCCAGTATCCGTTCTTTGGCGAAGGATTATACGGCGTTATTCGGCGCCGCCGCGACAAATTTGTTGGCATCATTAACGGCATCGACTATGATGAGTACAACCCGGCTACTGATAAAAGTCTTGCTGTTAACTACACCGATGCAACGCCAGAGTTAAAACGCGAAAACAAGGTTCGCCTGCAGCAAATGCTTGGCTTGCCGGTGCGTGGCGACGTGCCGCTAGTGGCTATCGTTTCCCGCTTGGTCGCCGCCAAGGGTTTTGATCTGCTTGGCGCCGTGCTTGACGAACTAATGGCCATGGACATACAGCTTGTCGTCCTTGGCACAGGCGATACGCAGTACGAACATTTGTTTAGCCAGGCCGCCTGGCGCTATCCGGGCAAAGCAGCCGCCCACATCGGCTTTGATGATATTTTAGCCCGCCAGATTTATGCTGCCGCCGACTTGTTGCTCATGCCGTCGCTTGTTGAGCCTTGCGGCATCAGTCAGCTTATTGCGATGCGCTATGGCTGCCTGCCGCTGGTGCGTGAAACAGGCGGTCTGAAAGACACGGTTCAGCCGTACAATGAATATACCGGTGAAGGCTGGGGCTTTAGTTTTACCAATTACAACGCCCATGACATGCTCTATACCATCCGCCGCGCCCTTAATTTCTACCAGAATAAACAAGTGTGGACCAAACTTGTCCGAGCGGCCATGCAGCGCGACTATAGCTGGGATGCTTCCGCTCGCCGGTATACCGAGCTTTACCTGCAAGTTTGCGCGGGAGGCCAGCTATGA
- a CDS encoding glucose-1-phosphate adenylyltransferase has protein sequence MRRINCVAMLLAGGQGSRLGVLTRHLAKPAVPFGGKYRIIDFTLSNCANSGIKVVGVLTQYKPLALHSYIGIGSAWDLDRMDGGVFILPPYYQESGGEWYKGTADAIYQNWNFIEHFDPYLVLVLSGDHIYKMNYADLIAYHLQKEAEATISVLTVPWHEASRFGIMTTAADGRITAFSEKPARPDSNLASMGIYVFNAAVLKKHLDLDAHDNTSSHDFGKDVIPKMLGDGRRMFAYHFHGYWKDVGTVESLWEAHMDLLTDRPALDLYDPAWRIYAKTSVRPPHYLGPGARVSRSIIGDGCQIFGEVEQSVIFPDVYIAPGAKVSQAVIMPNVKIEAGAVITKAIIGRKAIVGQDMIIGDGRTVAVVAENLAVARGLEMIAASRETEG, from the coding sequence ATGCGCCGTATAAACTGCGTCGCCATGCTGCTAGCCGGCGGCCAAGGCAGCCGCCTGGGCGTGCTCACCCGCCATCTCGCCAAACCTGCCGTCCCGTTCGGCGGCAAATACCGCATTATTGACTTTACGCTCAGCAATTGTGCCAACTCCGGTATCAAGGTCGTCGGCGTGCTCACTCAGTATAAGCCATTGGCGCTGCACAGCTACATCGGCATTGGCAGCGCCTGGGACTTAGACCGCATGGACGGAGGAGTATTTATCCTGCCGCCATATTACCAGGAAAGCGGCGGCGAGTGGTATAAAGGCACCGCTGACGCCATCTACCAAAATTGGAATTTTATCGAGCACTTTGACCCCTACCTTGTCCTGGTATTATCCGGCGACCATATCTACAAAATGAATTACGCCGACCTTATCGCCTACCACCTGCAAAAAGAAGCAGAAGCGACCATCTCGGTACTTACGGTGCCCTGGCACGAAGCCAGCCGGTTTGGCATCATGACCACGGCAGCTGACGGCCGCATCACCGCTTTCAGCGAAAAACCCGCCCGGCCAGACAGTAACCTGGCATCTATGGGCATATACGTGTTTAATGCCGCCGTGCTAAAAAAACACCTTGACCTCGATGCGCACGACAATACTTCCAGCCATGATTTCGGCAAAGACGTCATCCCGAAAATGCTTGGCGACGGTCGGCGTATGTTTGCTTATCATTTTCACGGCTACTGGAAAGACGTCGGTACGGTGGAAAGCCTGTGGGAAGCCCACATGGACCTGCTGACCGACCGGCCGGCGCTTGATCTTTATGACCCTGCTTGGCGCATTTACGCCAAAACTTCTGTCCGCCCGCCGCATTATCTAGGGCCGGGCGCCCGCGTCAGCCGCTCAATCATTGGCGACGGCTGCCAAATCTTTGGCGAAGTGGAGCAATCGGTTATCTTTCCTGACGTATATATCGCGCCCGGCGCCAAAGTCAGCCAGGCGGTAATCATGCCGAACGTCAAAATTGAAGCAGGCGCCGTCATTACTAAGGCCATCATCGGCCGCAAAGCGATTGTCGGTCAAGACATGATCATCGGCGACGGCCGCACGGTTGCCGTCGTAGCAGAAAATCTAGCGGTGGCGCGTGGTCTGGAAATGATTGCCGCCTCACGGGAAACGGAGGGATAA
- the glgB gene encoding 1,4-alpha-glucan branching protein GlgB yields MQVLPLDDNNLYLFNEGTHHFAYRLLGAHLVEQDGQHGVRFAVWAPAARAVSVIGSFNSWNGDKNPLTPVGNSGVWAGFVPAIGPGELYKYRIVTPSGAAVLKADPYAFQAELRPNTASIVCDLSGYHWQDSDWRAQQVARPLYDRPLLIYEVHLGSWRRKAGGKWLNYRELAHELADYAAGMGYTHIELLPLAEHPFDGSWGYQATGYYAVTSRYGTPHDFMYFVDYCHQKGLGVIIDWAPSHFCMDEHGLAAFDGTRLYEGDWWRRENRQWGTANFDLGRPQVVSYLIANAVFWFDVYHVDGLRVDAVANMLYLDYGRGHGEWQPNRYGDNCYLEGVAFLKKLNETIFHYFPYGLMIAEESTAWPLVSRPTYLGGLGFNFKWNMGWMNDVLKYMQLDPIFRKYHHYLLTFSLMYAFAENFILPFSHDEAVHGKKSLLDKMPGDYWQKFANLRLLYAYWLAHPGKKLLFMGSEFGQFSEWKYNDSLDWHLLGYDMHRKLHAFVSRLNWFYRQHRALWECDHVMQGFKWIDCCDSEQSVLVFLRQDQHGDFIIIACNFTPVVRCNYRIGAPAPGIYQEIFNSDEEVFGGSGQTNPPLTAEALPWHGEPYSLTVTLPPLAAIFLKPVPA; encoded by the coding sequence GTGCAAGTATTGCCGCTGGACGACAACAATTTGTATCTATTCAATGAGGGAACGCACCATTTTGCCTACCGCTTGCTTGGGGCCCATCTTGTCGAACAAGACGGTCAGCACGGCGTGCGCTTCGCTGTGTGGGCGCCCGCAGCGCGCGCGGTGAGCGTTATCGGCTCCTTTAACAGCTGGAATGGTGACAAAAATCCGCTTACGCCTGTCGGCAATTCAGGCGTATGGGCCGGCTTTGTCCCTGCCATCGGGCCAGGCGAGCTGTACAAATACCGGATTGTAACCCCGTCAGGCGCGGCCGTATTAAAGGCCGACCCCTACGCCTTTCAGGCGGAGCTTAGACCTAACACGGCTTCGATAGTGTGCGACCTGTCAGGCTACCACTGGCAAGACAGCGACTGGCGCGCCCAGCAAGTCGCCCGACCGCTGTACGATCGGCCGCTTTTGATTTACGAAGTTCACCTCGGCTCTTGGCGGCGAAAAGCAGGCGGCAAATGGCTTAATTATCGCGAACTTGCTCACGAACTGGCCGATTACGCCGCCGGTATGGGCTACACCCATATCGAGCTGCTGCCGCTTGCCGAACACCCATTCGATGGGTCATGGGGCTACCAGGCTACGGGCTACTACGCGGTCACCAGTCGCTACGGCACACCCCACGACTTTATGTACTTCGTTGACTATTGCCACCAAAAAGGCCTAGGCGTCATCATTGACTGGGCGCCAAGCCATTTTTGTATGGACGAGCACGGTCTGGCGGCCTTTGACGGCACTAGGCTGTATGAAGGCGATTGGTGGCGTCGGGAAAATCGCCAGTGGGGCACGGCCAACTTTGACCTGGGCCGGCCGCAGGTAGTAAGTTACCTTATTGCCAATGCCGTATTCTGGTTTGACGTTTATCACGTCGATGGCCTGCGCGTTGACGCTGTCGCCAACATGCTGTATCTGGACTATGGCCGCGGCCATGGCGAATGGCAGCCTAACCGCTACGGCGACAACTGCTACCTTGAGGGAGTGGCGTTTCTCAAAAAACTTAACGAAACAATTTTTCATTATTTCCCTTACGGTCTGATGATTGCCGAAGAATCTACCGCTTGGCCGCTGGTATCGCGGCCGACCTATCTTGGCGGACTAGGTTTTAATTTTAAGTGGAACATGGGTTGGATGAACGATGTCCTAAAATACATGCAGCTAGACCCTATCTTTCGCAAGTACCACCACTACCTGCTTACCTTCTCCTTAATGTATGCTTTTGCCGAAAACTTTATCCTGCCCTTTTCCCACGATGAAGCAGTACATGGCAAAAAGTCGCTCCTTGATAAAATGCCAGGCGACTACTGGCAAAAATTTGCCAACTTGCGTTTGTTATATGCTTATTGGCTGGCTCACCCCGGCAAAAAACTATTATTTATGGGCAGCGAGTTTGGTCAATTCAGCGAATGGAAATATAATGACAGTTTGGACTGGCATCTGCTAGGTTACGATATGCACCGCAAGCTCCATGCTTTTGTGTCCAGGCTCAATTGGTTTTACCGCCAACACCGCGCGCTGTGGGAATGCGACCATGTAATGCAAGGGTTTAAATGGATAGACTGCTGTGACAGCGAACAAAGCGTGCTCGTATTTTTGCGGCAAGACCAGCATGGCGATTTTATCATCATCGCCTGCAATTTTACGCCGGTCGTGCGGTGCAATTACCGTATCGGCGCGCCGGCGCCGGGAATTTATCAGGAAATTTTTAACAGCGATGAAGAAGTGTTTGGCGGTTCAGGGCAGACCAATCCGCCCCTTACGGCTGAGGCACTGCCCTGGCACGGCGAGCCGTACTCGCTGACTGTTACGCTGCCGCCGCTTGCCGCCATTTTTCTAAAACCAGTTCCCGCATAG
- the glgD gene encoding glucose-1-phosphate adenylyltransferase subunit GlgD, translating into MADMVGLINLHEPEEKALAELTGHRPLAAVPFGGRYRLIDFALSNMVNSGIRNVGILFKQKYRSLFDHLRSGKDWDLARKHGGLIMLPPSDHADDRGDLGNFFANLEFIRRSHEPYVAVSGTATVCNIDLREALAVHRAHSADLTIVYCEQPRPKDCADTTYELTIDADGRVKDVALATSSSGKRINIPLNMFILTKDVLIDLVTAGSARGDYCFFHHGIIQKLPRLKAYAYRFLGHVAHISGIASYLDHNLALLDPAIWHELFFASGAIHTKSKDEPPTKYINGALVRNSLVASGCLIAGRVESSVLFRNVKIGAGAAVSRSVIMQRCVIEPGAVLENVICDKDVHITAGKLLKGEPCYPLVIKKGVTV; encoded by the coding sequence ATGGCAGACATGGTCGGACTCATTAATCTCCATGAGCCAGAAGAAAAAGCGCTGGCCGAACTGACCGGGCACCGTCCGCTGGCCGCCGTGCCGTTCGGCGGCCGCTACCGCCTGATTGATTTTGCGCTGTCGAACATGGTCAACTCCGGCATCCGCAATGTTGGCATTCTCTTTAAACAAAAATACCGCTCGTTGTTTGACCACCTGCGGTCAGGCAAAGACTGGGACCTTGCGCGCAAGCACGGCGGCCTGATTATGCTGCCGCCGTCTGACCATGCGGACGATCGCGGCGACCTTGGCAATTTTTTTGCTAATCTGGAGTTTATCCGCCGCAGCCATGAGCCTTATGTCGCCGTTTCCGGCACGGCGACAGTATGCAACATCGACTTGCGCGAGGCACTTGCCGTTCATCGCGCCCATAGCGCCGATCTTACCATCGTTTACTGCGAACAACCGCGCCCAAAAGACTGCGCTGATACTACTTACGAACTGACCATTGACGCCGACGGACGCGTAAAAGATGTTGCGCTGGCCACTTCTAGCAGCGGCAAGCGGATCAACATCCCGCTGAACATGTTCATTTTGACGAAAGACGTACTTATCGACTTGGTGACTGCCGGCTCCGCCCGCGGCGATTACTGTTTTTTCCACCATGGCATTATTCAAAAGCTGCCCCGCCTTAAGGCGTATGCCTACCGCTTCTTGGGCCATGTCGCGCACATCAGCGGCATCGCGAGCTATCTTGACCACAATCTGGCGCTGCTTGATCCCGCTATCTGGCACGAATTGTTTTTCGCTTCCGGCGCCATACATACCAAATCTAAGGATGAACCGCCGACTAAGTACATAAACGGTGCCCTTGTCCGCAATTCGCTGGTCGCCAGCGGCTGCCTTATTGCCGGCCGCGTTGAAAGCAGCGTTTTATTCCGCAACGTAAAAATCGGCGCCGGCGCTGCCGTCAGCCGCAGCGTCATCATGCAGCGCTGCGTTATCGAACCAGGCGCCGTACTGGAAAACGTCATCTGCGACAAAGACGTGCACATCACCGCCGGCAAGCTGCTAAAAGGCGAACCTTGTTATCCGCTGGTGATCAAGAAAGGAGTGACTGTTTAG